The DNA window ATTATTCGTAATGTTCCTTAAACAACAAACAGGTAAAATTATTCGGTTGTTTGTTATTATATCTCATCTATAATAACAAACAACAACATGTTGTTAATTATTAAAAAGGAGAATTACGACATGAAAAATTTATATAAGAATAAAAAGCTTTTATTGGGCACTCTGATCCCTATAGTTTTTTCTCTTATACTCTTATACCTTTATTTGCCTGCTTTTAATAATATAGATGAAAATGTTGATGAAATAATTGTCCTTATGGTAAATGAGGATACAGATATAGGTGAGGAAGTTTCTAGACAAATTGAAAAAAATGCTCCATTTACTCTAATTGAAGAAACAAGTATTGATAATGCAATGAAACAACTTGAGGACAAAGAAGCGCATATGATCATTGAGATTCCAAAAGATTTTACTTCACAATTAAAAAAAGGAAATTCTGAAATTACTTATATTATTGATGAAGCACGACAAACTGCAATAAAATCTGCCATGGAAGATGCCACAAAAGAAATAACCCAATTATTAAATGAAAATGCGTATGAAATAACAAAAAGGAAAACACTTGCTGGAATCGAGGAATTTTACTTAAATATTGAATCTACAATTCCTAAGAATGAACCGCTTTTGCAGTCAAAAGAAGTCGTGATACAAGCAATTGAAGGGTTAAAATATAAAAGTATTAGTGAAAATACTTTAAAAATAAATGAGAATAACCATCGTTTAAACACTGTACTTCCGTTACTCATTTTTTTAACAATTTTTGTTAGTGCGTTGATCCGCTCGTTTTTATATGAAAAGGAAGTAATGCCTATTCAAGTTGAATTATCTGCCTGGCCTATATTCTTTCATAAACAATTGCTAAATATCGTGGCTTCCATGCTTTACCCATTAGCAATTATACTTGTCTTAAACACTTTTGATGTAAAAATTACAGCGAATTATGTAACCTTATGGTTATTTTTAACTATAACATTTTATATGTTTAGTGTGTTTATTCAAGCATTCCTTGACCTATTTTCATTTATTGGGATTGGAATTCTCATAATATTGCTCCTTTTTCAAGTTTTAACAAGTGGAATCATTTTACCAATTGAACTCGTTACAAAATATTACACTTGGGCAAGTCCATTTTTACCAGCAACATATTTTACTGATGGACTTTTTGGGATTTTTTATACGAATACATCCATTTGGAATGCTATTTTTGCGCTAACAATTTTCGGTGTAATTGCTATAATTGTATCACTTATTTATGTGACAATACTTCAAAGAAGGAAAAAAGTTAAGTTGTAAAAACCTAGATACATTCAAAAGGTCAAAAAAGCTTCTTCTTATCCCTTACAAGCAGGAGATGTAAACCAACAGCGATCTCAATTTTTATAGTCGACAACTATAATATCAATCATTACTATATTGGATTTTAGTATTATTTGTAAAACAGAATGAAGTTTTGAGAAATGGGAGTTGACTTTTTGCGTATACAGATATTTCTTTATTCCTTATGCAACATAAAAAACCGTTGCTTATTTGGAGAGCAAAAACTATATAGACAGCTAATATACGAAGGGCGGTTTTGAAAATAACAAAATTCAAAACCCCCGTTTTTCCTTTTTAGTTCTTTCATAATTGCTCTTGCATCCATAATAATAACCAGCTTATCTTTAATAACTATGGATAGACTAACACTTGATTTTTCAACAACTTTCTTCATTTACTTAATTTGGATCGGGAAAGTGATATTCTGTATAACTTATCGTCATTTTTCTGTGAATTTCCCCGGCCGTCCAAGTTATTGCTAATGAAGTAAAGGGATTCATCCTCAATTAACACATCTCGAATTCTACCAAGTCCAGTTATGAGTTCTCGTTGCTCATTCTTTTCAAGGTCAAATTCTAATAATGCAGATCCTCTTAATGCGGCAACATACAATTTTCCATCATCATAATCCATTCCGGATGGTGCCCAAGTCTCATCATTCCCAGAAGTGAATAGTGGTGAAATCAGATCTTCTTGTTCTTCATAACCTTCAATAATCGGCCAGCCATAGTTTTGGCCCGCTTCGATAATATTAACCTCATCATTTGCATTGTCACCGTGCTCACTTGCATACATCGTGCCATCCGATGACCAAGTCATCCCTTGAGGATTGCGGTGCCCGTAGCTATAGACGTAAGAGTCTGGAAATGGGTTATCACTTGGTATCGATCCGTCTAGGTTCATTCTTAAAATTTTACCACCTAATGAATTGAGGTCTTGTGCTATTTCACGTTCAGAAGCATCTCCAGCCGTTGCATAAAGTTTTCCGTCCGGCCCTATTTTAAGTCTACCTCCATGATGGTAAGCGCCGCTAGGAATTTGGTCAAGAAGCAGACTCTCTTCCCTCCACACATTATCTTCCAATTGAAGCCTTATGAGACGATTAAATTGTCCAGCATTGCCTTCATACGTATAATAGGCATAGGCTAGGTTCGATTCGGAAAAATCAGAAGCGAGTACAAATCCAAGTAACCCTGCCTCTGAAGCCGTTGATATCTTTTGCTCAAGCTCTATACTTTGCCGTTCTACTTCTCCCCCTTCTATTTTAACGATGCTTCCTGATCTTTCTGTTAAATAAAATGTACCCTCTAGTTTTTCGATGGACCATGGAACGTCCAGATTTTCCGCAATAACTTCTAGATCTTCAACAGGCGATGTTAATTCTTCTTGTTTTGTATCTTCCGAATCATTGGAAGAATCTTGTTGTTCATTTTCAGAACAACCCGCTATTAAAAGGATGGCAGTAATGGAGGTTGCTAAGACCTTTTTCAATATTAAATATCCACCTTTTATTTCTATTAGTTTTTAATTTGCTAATAATTTTTCAATATCCCCTGCTATATCTTCTGGTTTCGTAGTCGGTGCGAAGCGTTTTAAGACATTGCCATTTTGATCAATTAAAAATTTTGTAAAGTTCCATCTGATTTTTGATCCTTCTAATAGGTCTGGCATCTTATCCTGCAAAAGCTTGTAGAGTGATCCCTCTTTATCTAAATCTGAATCTTCTGGGGCCTGTTGCCGCAGGTATTGGTATAATGGATGTGCATTTTCCCCATTGACATCGATTTTTTGGAAGATAGGAAATGCCACATTGTAATTCAAAGAGCAAAAGCTGCTAATTTCCTCATTACTTCCTGGCTCTTGACCTCCAAATTGGTTACATGGAAAACCTAAGACCGTAAATCCATTTTCTTTATACGTTTCATATAATTTTTCGAGCCCTTCATATTGAGGTGTAAATCCACATTTGCTGGCTGTGTTCACAATCAACATTACTTTTCCTTTATAGGTATCCAGGCTAATTTCTTCTCCATTTGATAGCTTTGCTTGAAATGAATATACTGACAAAATTTTTCTCTCCTTCATGAATCTATTTTATTGGGTCTTCCATCTGAACCTTAAAAAACCCATTTAAACATAATTCGTTACAGAACAACTTAATTCCTTTTTTTAAACCTGACGTTGTTACTATAGTGATAGGTAAGCTTTTGAAGTGATCGCCAGCTTTTGGGTGGGTCAGGAATATTACTATCCCCTTCCCCCCCTAAGAACCATACGTGTGCCTTCCAGCACATATGCATTTATCCATATCTTAGACTAAATTAATCCTATTGTAGTCAGGAACGTTTCGCACCAACAATACGGCCCAATTCAAGCACATTGTTGTTCCACGAATCGCGCCTATTTGTTTCATACCCGGCTCAACAGCTTATTCCTTCAAATATTAACGGTGTTGTTACCACAGCCTGTGCTACAATTTGCCCAATAAAAAACGTATTTTTGTAAAGATTCTCAAACATGATCATCCTATTCCCCGCTCCAGCGGAAAAACCGTGAGGACAAAATGATTGACACGATGGCGACACCAATGAGAACCGCGACATCCACGCCATTTTCCCAAATTGGTGTGGAATTCCAGGTTTGCCTTGTTAAATCAATGACATAGTAAAGCGGAATGAGGTAAGCGATCATACGCAACACGTCTGGCATCCATTCAATCGGCATGGTCGCTCCCGATAGAAAAATCATCAAATTCAACGCAAGTGAACTGACAGCTGAGGCCGTCCGAACGTTTTTGGCAATTGAATTGATCAACAGACCGAACGGGAAAAAGGCAGCCAAGCTTAATAGGATGGCCAACAAGGTGCTCCCCAAATATTTCGGTGCATGTAAGTCGAACACAAGGAATCCAAAAATGAGAATGATGACCGCGCTAATGGCAAAAATAACAGTTCCCTGCACAGTTTGCGCTGATAACACCATCCAAGGACGCACGGTTGTGACTTGGTAGCGCCGCAAAATGCCCTTTTCACGATAGTTGGCCATCACTGTTCCGATTCCGAAAAACGCAGTAGTCAGGATGTTCACGGCAATCCAGGACGGGATGTAAGCATTGCTGTAAGTCATCCCACCAATTTTGGCGCTTCCAAACATCGCCCCGAAGAGCCCGATCATCAGGACCGGAAACAAGAAAGTCCAGAACACAGCCATTTTTTCTCGAAAAAATAGCTTTGTCTCCATTACCGACAATTTCACAATTTTATTCACGCTGAGTTCTCCTTTAACAGGTGGACAAACAAATCCTCCAACGTGCCTCGCTCGAAACGGAATGCGGTCACTTTCCAAGCGCGTTCTTCACATTCCTTTAAAACCAGGTAGGCAGAACGCTGAAGATTCTCCGTTTGAATTCTCACCTGATCCCCGGATTTCTCCACA is part of the Pueribacillus theae genome and encodes:
- a CDS encoding glutathione peroxidase; this translates as MSVYSFQAKLSNGEEISLDTYKGKVMLIVNTASKCGFTPQYEGLEKLYETYKENGFTVLGFPCNQFGGQEPGSNEEISSFCSLNYNVAFPIFQKIDVNGENAHPLYQYLRQQAPEDSDLDKEGSLYKLLQDKMPDLLEGSKIRWNFTKFLIDQNGNVLKRFAPTTKPEDIAGDIEKLLAN
- a CDS encoding ABC transporter permease, with protein sequence MNKIVKLSVMETKLFFREKMAVFWTFLFPVLMIGLFGAMFGSAKIGGMTYSNAYIPSWIAVNILTTAFFGIGTVMANYREKGILRRYQVTTVRPWMVLSAQTVQGTVIFAISAVIILIFGFLVFDLHAPKYLGSTLLAILLSLAAFFPFGLLINSIAKNVRTASAVSSLALNLMIFLSGATMPIEWMPDVLRMIAYLIPLYYVIDLTRQTWNSTPIWENGVDVAVLIGVAIVSIILSSRFFRWSGE
- a CDS encoding PQQ-dependent sugar dehydrogenase → MKKVLATSITAILLIAGCSENEQQDSSNDSEDTKQEELTSPVEDLEVIAENLDVPWSIEKLEGTFYLTERSGSIVKIEGGEVERQSIELEQKISTASEAGLLGFVLASDFSESNLAYAYYTYEGNAGQFNRLIRLQLEDNVWREESLLLDQIPSGAYHHGGRLKIGPDGKLYATAGDASEREIAQDLNSLGGKILRMNLDGSIPSDNPFPDSYVYSYGHRNPQGMTWSSDGTMYASEHGDNANDEVNIIEAGQNYGWPIIEGYEEQEDLISPLFTSGNDETWAPSGMDYDDGKLYVAALRGSALLEFDLEKNEQRELITGLGRIRDVLIEDESLYFISNNLDGRGNSQKNDDKLYRISLSRSKLSK
- a CDS encoding YhgE/Pip domain-containing protein; amino-acid sequence: MKNLYKNKKLLLGTLIPIVFSLILLYLYLPAFNNIDENVDEIIVLMVNEDTDIGEEVSRQIEKNAPFTLIEETSIDNAMKQLEDKEAHMIIEIPKDFTSQLKKGNSEITYIIDEARQTAIKSAMEDATKEITQLLNENAYEITKRKTLAGIEEFYLNIESTIPKNEPLLQSKEVVIQAIEGLKYKSISENTLKINENNHRLNTVLPLLIFLTIFVSALIRSFLYEKEVMPIQVELSAWPIFFHKQLLNIVASMLYPLAIILVLNTFDVKITANYVTLWLFLTITFYMFSVFIQAFLDLFSFIGIGILIILLLFQVLTSGIILPIELVTKYYTWASPFLPATYFTDGLFGIFYTNTSIWNAIFALTIFGVIAIIVSLIYVTILQRRKKVKL